The Neofelis nebulosa isolate mNeoNeb1 chromosome 16, mNeoNeb1.pri, whole genome shotgun sequence genome includes a window with the following:
- the LOC131497069 gene encoding homeobox protein B-H1-like, translating to METTDSLGVAPSPFFPPNNNPTPHFSTPEELERHRLRGKPPALAAAAASAAPRAVPRRTQMPREADSPAARRSSQAAAAAAAAAAAAAVAAAVALGSSTFP from the exons ATGGAAACCACTGACTCTCTCGGCgttgccccctcccccttctttcccccaaacaacaaccccaccccccacttctccACCCCCGAGGAGCTGGAGCGGCACAGGCTCCGGGGGAAGCCGCCTGCACTCGCCGCGGCGGCGGCTTCGGCAGCGCCCAGGGCTGTGCCCCGCCGGACCCAGATGCCCCGGGAAGCCGACAGTCCGGCTGCCCGCCGGAGCTcacaggcggcggcggcggcggcggcggcggcggcggcagcggcggtggcggcggcggtggcgctTGGCAG TTCTACGTTTCCATGA
- the NOG gene encoding noggin translates to MERCPSLGVTLYALVVVLGLRAAPAGGQHYLHIRPAPSDNLPLVDLIEHPDPIFDPKEKDLNETLLRSLLGGHYDPGFMATSPPEDRPGGGGGAAGGAEDLAELDQLLRQRPSGAMPSEIKGLEFSEGLAPGKKQRLSKKLRRKLQMWLWSQTFCPVLYAWNDLGSRFWPRYVKVGSCFSKRSCSVPEGMVCKPSKSVHLTVLRWRCQRRGGQRCGWIPIQYPIISECKCSC, encoded by the coding sequence ATGGAGCGCTGCCCCAGCCTGGGGGTCACCCTCTACGCCCTGGTGGTGGTCCTGGGGCTGCGGGCGGCACCGGCCGGCGGCCAGCACTATCTCCACATCCGCCCGGCTCCCAGCGACAACCTGCCCCTGGTGGACCTCATCGAACACCCGGACCCTATCTTTGACCCCAAAGAGAAGGATCTGAACGAGACGCTGTTGCGCTCGCTGCTCGGGGGCCACTACGACCCGGGCTTCATGGCCACCTCGCCCCCCGAGGACCggcccggcgggggcgggggggcggccgGGGGCGCCGAGGACCTGGCCGAGCTGGACCAGCTGCTGCGGCAGCGGCCGTCGGGGGCCATGCCGAGCGAGATCAAAGGGCTGGAGTTCTCCGAGGGCTTGGCCCCGGGCAAGAAGCAGCGCCTGAGCAAGAAGCTGCGGAGGAAGTTACAGATGTGGCTGTGGTCGCAGACCTTCTGCCCGGTGTTGTACGCGTGGAACGACCTGGGCAGCCGCTTTTGGCCGCGCTACGTGAAGGTGGGCAGCTGCTTCAGTAAGCGCTCGTGCTCCGTGCCCGAGGGCATGGTGTGCAAGCCGTCCAAGTCCGTGCACCTCACGGTGCTGCGGTGGCGCTGTCAGCGGCGCGGGGGCCAGCGCTGCGGCTGGATTCCCATCCAGTACCCCATCATTTCCGAGTGCAAGTGCTCGTGTTAG